Proteins encoded by one window of Salmonirosea aquatica:
- a CDS encoding AraC family transcriptional regulator has product MATQLVIKTKIETERTIKVAPFRKNVRRTNPHKHNSYLELIYLSEGTGMHGIDSMEYPIEPPVIHIVRQEQVHYWQLDSEPEGYVVLVKKAFIEKSLDGELKSLFTKISGQSCLQVRENAMIEGTLALMTEEIGVHGENSFTVIEGLLKALLAKILLVSSPFVKQQERKAGTAQAFIQLLHDDNGLKHTVSHYAEILNVSPQNLNMACQRAIGKAAADLMAEFVIAESKRLLLYTDLTVSEIAFSLNFTDPSYFVKYFKKYVGPTPQAFRSGTG; this is encoded by the coding sequence ATGGCTACCCAACTTGTCATCAAAACCAAAATTGAAACAGAACGTACCATCAAGGTGGCCCCATTCCGTAAGAATGTCCGGCGCACCAATCCCCACAAGCACAATAGCTACCTTGAATTGATTTATCTCTCGGAAGGTACCGGCATGCACGGTATTGACTCCATGGAATATCCCATCGAACCGCCAGTGATCCATATCGTGCGGCAGGAACAGGTGCATTACTGGCAGCTCGACTCAGAACCGGAGGGGTATGTGGTTCTGGTGAAAAAGGCTTTTATCGAAAAAAGTCTGGACGGCGAACTTAAATCGCTTTTTACCAAAATCAGCGGTCAGAGTTGTCTGCAGGTACGTGAGAATGCCATGATCGAAGGAACGCTGGCTCTGATGACTGAAGAAATCGGGGTACATGGAGAAAACTCGTTTACCGTCATTGAAGGATTGTTGAAAGCCCTACTGGCCAAGATTTTGCTGGTTTCGTCTCCTTTTGTCAAGCAGCAAGAACGGAAAGCGGGTACCGCCCAGGCTTTCATTCAGCTACTGCATGACGACAATGGGTTGAAGCATACGGTGAGCCATTACGCAGAGATTCTGAATGTTTCTCCGCAGAACCTTAACATGGCCTGCCAGCGGGCGATCGGCAAGGCGGCCGCCGATCTGATGGCGGAATTTGTTATTGCCGAGTCGAAGCGCCTCCTGCTCTACACCGACCTGACGGTTTCTGAAATAGCCTTTTCCCTCAATTTCACCGATCCTTCCTACTTTGTCAAGTACTTTAAAAAGTACGTCGGCCCAACGCCCCAGGCGTTCCGAAGCGGGACAGGCTGA
- a CDS encoding TonB-dependent receptor domain-containing protein, producing MQPAQFVQKKTPTLALTKYLLAGIALLFSFGFQSYAQISGLVLDKTSRQPVPFVSVALYTATDSVALSGAITDTTGRYLIQNPRSGRYTIRTFYAGYQSTTTELIVQGGRTTEVGTLLIEVESKLLDEVRVTGQRAEVLMKADRQTYRAAQFQGAAGGTATDVLRNLPGLTLNAEGDVSLRGANGFLVLLNGKPVQANLGTLLNQLPANSIESIEVITTPNARYDPDGKAGIIAIITRTGADTGWSAQLNGLVGLPSVSDFGNAKKPQRHALDGTLNYRSKVWDFTLSSAYLRNDIAGRRVGDVSTVIGNRHTHFPSAGERSFDRYTYTNRLAVAFVPNAFNTWNLGLFQSQRTEDRLADIFYDNTTTNVRTGQVTGRTSYFNSNLVRKKGQFYTANLDYTHTYRNKGTLSAGVLYEYDQISGFTKNRNLNRSDYRDTLQYTLTTTDRPIQNFRANVDGSLPLWGGKLEAGYQYRTQEDRGDYRYREQYGNRMPLVPIPEFSGLIVITNRIHSFYTQFAATKSTVEYTLGLRYEHAVRDLVNNASNQTYALTLNNLFPSFNVLYKSQEGLSWRAGFSRRVQRNNNFALNPLPEREHSETLEQGDPTLRPEFVNLAETGVSKMVGNSTVLVTAYYQSIQHVINRVNKVYADTILNRIFTNAGLAQRVGLELAADLKLTKAWKFYLGGTVYRYSQEGQLFEGVVAFDRAAWVYSINANTTLQIAPSLSLQATVNYLSQRITAQGEDSRFLTPNLSLKKTLLNNRLTVLAQWQNIGLGFLPTNEQRITTRGRDFFTTTNYIQEKDIFLINLSYTFRQLSKRAKLPGNEFGDKEF from the coding sequence ATGCAGCCGGCACAATTCGTTCAAAAAAAGACACCTACCCTTGCACTTACAAAATATCTGTTGGCGGGAATAGCCCTGCTTTTTAGTTTCGGTTTTCAGTCCTACGCCCAAATCAGCGGCCTGGTACTCGACAAAACTAGCCGCCAGCCCGTGCCTTTCGTAAGTGTGGCGCTTTACACCGCTACTGATTCAGTGGCGCTGAGCGGTGCCATTACCGACACGACCGGGCGTTACCTTATTCAAAACCCCAGGTCCGGCCGCTACACAATCAGGACCTTTTATGCGGGCTATCAATCCACTACAACTGAACTTATCGTGCAGGGCGGACGCACTACCGAGGTAGGTACCTTGCTGATTGAGGTAGAATCCAAACTGCTCGATGAGGTACGCGTAACCGGGCAGCGAGCGGAGGTACTTATGAAGGCCGACCGACAGACCTACCGCGCTGCGCAGTTTCAAGGGGCAGCGGGCGGGACAGCTACCGATGTACTGCGCAACTTACCCGGCCTGACTCTCAATGCCGAAGGGGATGTGAGCCTGCGCGGAGCCAATGGATTTCTGGTGCTCCTCAATGGCAAACCCGTGCAGGCCAACCTGGGTACCCTGCTCAATCAGCTTCCGGCCAATTCCATCGAGTCCATCGAAGTTATCACCACGCCCAACGCTCGCTACGATCCCGACGGCAAGGCGGGTATCATCGCGATCATCACCCGGACCGGAGCCGATACGGGCTGGTCGGCCCAGCTGAACGGACTGGTGGGTTTGCCCAGCGTGAGTGATTTTGGCAATGCCAAGAAACCCCAGCGACACGCCTTGGATGGCACCCTCAACTACCGCTCAAAAGTGTGGGACTTTACGCTCAGCTCAGCCTACCTCCGCAACGACATCGCCGGGCGGCGCGTGGGGGATGTCAGCACTGTGATTGGCAATCGGCACACCCATTTTCCCTCCGCAGGCGAGCGTAGCTTCGACCGCTACACCTACACGAATCGGCTGGCGGTAGCTTTTGTACCCAATGCATTCAATACCTGGAATCTGGGGCTCTTCCAGAGCCAGCGCACCGAAGACCGGCTGGCCGATATTTTTTATGATAACACGACTACCAACGTTCGGACTGGACAAGTGACCGGGCGTACCTCTTATTTTAACAGCAATCTTGTTCGTAAAAAGGGGCAATTCTATACCGCCAATCTTGATTACACGCATACCTACCGGAACAAAGGTACCCTCAGCGCCGGGGTGTTGTACGAGTACGATCAAATCAGTGGTTTTACCAAAAACCGGAATCTCAACCGCTCCGACTACCGCGATACATTGCAATACACACTCACCACCACGGATCGACCGATTCAGAATTTCCGAGCCAATGTGGACGGAAGCCTGCCCCTTTGGGGCGGCAAACTGGAAGCCGGGTACCAGTATCGTACTCAGGAAGACCGGGGCGATTACCGGTACCGCGAGCAGTATGGCAACCGGATGCCGTTGGTTCCTATTCCTGAATTTTCGGGGTTGATTGTCATCACGAATCGCATCCACAGTTTCTACACGCAATTCGCCGCCACCAAATCCACCGTAGAGTACACGCTGGGCTTGCGCTACGAACACGCCGTTCGGGATCTAGTGAATAATGCCAGCAACCAGACCTACGCACTGACGCTCAATAACCTGTTTCCGTCGTTCAATGTATTGTATAAGTCGCAGGAAGGATTATCGTGGCGGGCGGGATTCAGCCGTCGGGTGCAGCGTAATAATAATTTTGCGCTGAATCCCCTACCCGAGCGCGAACACTCCGAAACGCTCGAACAGGGAGACCCTACCCTGCGACCAGAATTTGTGAACCTGGCTGAAACAGGAGTTAGCAAAATGGTGGGCAACAGTACTGTACTAGTCACTGCCTACTACCAGAGTATCCAGCATGTGATCAATCGTGTCAACAAGGTATACGCCGATACCATTCTGAACCGCATCTTCACCAATGCCGGGCTGGCCCAGCGGGTAGGTCTAGAGCTGGCGGCGGACCTGAAACTTACAAAAGCCTGGAAATTTTACCTGGGGGGCACCGTGTACCGCTATTCACAGGAAGGGCAGTTGTTCGAGGGTGTTGTGGCTTTTGACCGGGCGGCCTGGGTGTATTCCATCAATGCCAATACCACTTTACAAATCGCCCCGTCGCTTTCGTTGCAGGCCACCGTCAATTACCTCTCACAACGTATTACGGCGCAAGGTGAAGACTCGCGCTTTTTAACTCCGAATCTTTCGTTGAAAAAGACGCTACTGAACAACCGCCTGACGGTTCTGGCGCAATGGCAGAACATAGGCCTGGGTTTCCTGCCTACGAACGAGCAGCGAATCACCACCCGGGGACGTGATTTTTTCACTACTACCAACTACATTCAGGAAAAGGACATCTTCCTCATCAACCTCAGCTACACGTTCCGGCAGCTGAGTAAACGCGCAAAACTACCCGGAAACGAGTTTGGCGACAAGGAATTCTAG
- a CDS encoding DUF3570 domain-containing protein: MKKIIISVAALMFQLSVARAQAPDSTAADYQARKLKISEVNLVSSYYNQDGNNSAITGGIGTEKLFDVANSLELKLTKTDRRQRIHTFSGEFNIDYYSSASQDNIDPLTISGASRTDTHVYPSISWNVQDPRSRTSRGISASYSTEYDYTSYGLNLHFAKTSKDKNREVTLKAGVFLDTYEAILPSELRPSGYSSGAEGDRANLYYKPRNTYNGSLSLSQVVNKRLHLLFIIEPTYQEGLLSTPFHRTYFTDGQEKVEKLLGSRVKVPLGVRSSYFLGDRTVIRTFYRFYVDNWGMKAHTFSLEVPFKITPFFSLSPFYRFNSQSAVRYFAPYAQHDPNTTYYTSDYDLSTFQSHFGGLGVRIAPPGGVMGIQHFGALEIRYGHYYRTAGTGMNANMITLAAKFK, from the coding sequence ATGAAAAAAATAATCATAAGCGTCGCCGCTTTAATGTTCCAGCTAAGTGTGGCCCGAGCCCAGGCTCCCGACAGCACCGCAGCCGATTATCAGGCCCGGAAACTGAAAATTTCGGAAGTCAATCTGGTGTCAAGCTACTACAATCAGGATGGCAACAACTCGGCCATTACGGGCGGGATCGGAACCGAAAAACTCTTCGATGTGGCCAATTCGCTGGAATTGAAACTGACGAAAACCGACCGGCGGCAGCGGATCCATACCTTTTCCGGGGAGTTTAATATAGACTATTACTCCTCGGCTTCGCAGGACAATATCGACCCGCTGACAATTTCCGGTGCCTCCCGTACCGACACACATGTCTATCCGTCGATTTCCTGGAATGTCCAGGATCCCCGTTCCCGCACAAGCCGGGGTATAAGTGCTTCGTATTCCACCGAGTACGATTATACCTCGTATGGGCTGAACCTCCATTTTGCCAAGACTTCAAAGGATAAAAACCGCGAGGTCACGCTGAAAGCGGGGGTTTTTCTGGATACCTATGAGGCCATCCTACCCTCGGAGCTGCGGCCCAGTGGATACAGTTCGGGGGCGGAGGGCGACAGGGCCAATCTGTATTACAAGCCACGCAATACCTACAACGGATCGTTGTCGCTTTCGCAGGTGGTCAACAAGCGACTGCATCTGCTATTCATCATCGAGCCCACCTACCAGGAGGGATTGTTGAGTACGCCCTTTCACCGGACGTATTTTACGGATGGACAGGAAAAAGTGGAAAAGCTACTGGGCAGCCGGGTCAAGGTACCCCTCGGAGTACGGAGCAGCTATTTCCTGGGTGACCGGACGGTCATCCGGACGTTTTACCGCTTCTACGTCGACAATTGGGGGATGAAGGCGCACACCTTTTCGCTGGAGGTACCCTTTAAAATCACCCCCTTCTTTTCGCTCAGCCCGTTTTACCGGTTCAATTCCCAGAGCGCGGTACGGTACTTTGCACCCTATGCGCAGCATGATCCGAACACTACCTACTACACCAGCGATTATGACTTATCGACCTTCCAGAGCCATTTCGGTGGGCTGGGCGTCAGGATTGCGCCACCGGGCGGGGTGATGGGAATTCAGCACTTCGGGGCGCTGGAAATCCGGTACGGGCATTATTACCGCACGGCGGGCACGGGTATGAATGCCAATATGATTACCCTGGCGGCAAAATTCAAATAA
- a CDS encoding DUF4266 domain-containing protein translates to MKITNLLKFSAFLLLLSVSSCVTVKEYQKNKLNDSEMDLAARKAEKFEQGFYLYREGASGANGGKSGGGCGCN, encoded by the coding sequence ATGAAAATAACGAACCTGCTAAAATTCAGTGCATTCCTGCTACTCCTAAGCGTATCGTCCTGCGTGACGGTGAAGGAATACCAGAAAAACAAGCTCAACGACTCGGAAATGGATTTGGCCGCCCGCAAAGCCGAGAAATTCGAGCAGGGCTTTTACCTCTACCGGGAGGGTGCCTCCGGGGCCAATGGTGGCAAGAGTGGCGGTGGCTGCGGCTGTAATTGA
- a CDS encoding FAD:protein FMN transferase: MGNRFEIGLVADQEEWAQAQIEEAIVEIRRIERLLTTFSDDSQTQFINQNAGIRPVAVDAEVFDLIARACRLSDLTQGAFDLSYGSIDQSLWNFDQHMTALPSPETAREMVRLINYKNIILDREKQTIFLAEKGMRIGFGGIGKGYAAEMAKRLLIRKGVTSGVVNASGDLTTWGLRPDGSPWTIGLADPDAKDQPFSYLEISGLAVATSGDYEKFVTIGGKRYSHTINPRTGLPVTGIKSVTIISPNAELSDALATPVYVMGPRVGLDLINQMRDIACVIIDDRNQVFCSDSIVVKG, from the coding sequence ATGGGCAATCGCTTCGAGATTGGCCTAGTAGCCGACCAGGAAGAGTGGGCACAGGCGCAGATTGAAGAGGCGATTGTCGAAATCCGGCGTATCGAGCGCTTGCTGACGACGTTTAGTGACGATAGTCAGACCCAGTTCATCAACCAGAATGCAGGGATACGACCCGTAGCGGTTGACGCCGAGGTGTTCGATTTAATTGCGCGTGCCTGCCGGCTTTCCGATTTGACCCAGGGAGCCTTCGACCTGTCGTACGGCTCCATCGACCAATCACTGTGGAACTTCGACCAGCACATGACCGCCCTGCCTTCGCCCGAAACAGCCCGGGAAATGGTACGGCTGATCAATTACAAAAACATAATTCTGGATAGGGAAAAGCAGACGATATTTTTGGCAGAAAAAGGTATGAGGATTGGGTTTGGCGGAATAGGCAAGGGCTATGCCGCCGAAATGGCCAAAAGACTCTTAATTCGAAAGGGAGTTACCAGCGGAGTAGTCAACGCCTCGGGCGACCTCACCACCTGGGGGCTACGTCCCGACGGGAGCCCGTGGACTATTGGTCTGGCCGATCCCGACGCTAAGGATCAGCCATTTTCGTACCTGGAAATCAGTGGCCTGGCCGTTGCTACATCGGGTGACTACGAAAAATTCGTGACGATTGGTGGCAAAAGGTACTCCCATACCATCAATCCCCGCACGGGGCTGCCCGTTACAGGCATTAAAAGTGTGACGATTATTTCGCCCAACGCCGAGCTTTCCGATGCCCTGGCCACGCCTGTATACGTCATGGGCCCCCGCGTGGGACTGGACCTGATCAATCAGATGCGGGATATTGCCTGCGTCATCATTGACGATCGGAACCAGGTGTTTTGTTCGGATTCTATAGTGGTAAAGGGGTAG
- a CDS encoding thioredoxin family protein, protein MKTIIVSLLFLLCGPTMEWKLDFKAAKTEAVATHKMILLNFSGSDWCGPCIKLKKDVFESAEFEAYASQNLVLLRADFPRQKKNQLPKEQVALNEALAEQYNPKGTFPLTVLLDEKGKVVREWEGYQPSVSGFIGEISKAGGTK, encoded by the coding sequence ATGAAAACCATCATCGTTTCCCTGCTTTTCCTGCTGTGCGGCCCCACTATGGAGTGGAAGCTCGATTTTAAAGCCGCAAAAACCGAAGCCGTTGCGACCCATAAAATGATCCTGCTCAATTTTTCGGGGTCTGACTGGTGCGGGCCGTGCATCAAATTGAAAAAGGACGTGTTCGAATCGGCAGAATTTGAGGCCTATGCTTCCCAGAACCTGGTATTGTTGCGGGCGGACTTTCCCCGGCAGAAGAAAAACCAACTACCCAAAGAACAGGTGGCGCTCAATGAAGCACTGGCCGAGCAATACAACCCCAAGGGTACCTTCCCGCTGACGGTACTACTGGACGAAAAGGGAAAGGTCGTCAGGGAGTGGGAGGGGTACCAGCCCTCCGTTTCGGGCTTTATTGGGGAGATTTCAAAAGCTGGCGGTACCAAATAA
- a CDS encoding Rieske (2Fe-2S) protein has protein sequence MAQSSAGVLVAATQTCTHEPKKQIIFNKTEFYCTDHGARFSLTGSPLNTITRKALTVYKVATDGNTVVVY, from the coding sequence GTGGCGCAATCCTCCGCCGGGGTACTAGTAGCCGCTACTCAGACTTGCACGCATGAGCCTAAAAAGCAGATTATTTTCAATAAAACAGAGTTTTACTGCACGGATCATGGCGCCCGTTTCAGCCTGACGGGAAGTCCTTTGAACACAATCACCCGCAAGGCTCTGACGGTCTATAAAGTAGCTACCGATGGCAATACGGTGGTGGTGTATTGA